In Esox lucius isolate fEsoLuc1 chromosome 6, fEsoLuc1.pri, whole genome shotgun sequence, the following proteins share a genomic window:
- the LOC105010044 gene encoding glycine N-acyltransferase-like protein 3 — MKILNSDELRIAEVILRSHLPTCLKIYGFLYGINRNKPSTLEVVVDSWPDFNVIICRPDTKNKRVAEFMKRVSFFCMDEETFKKMVTEESAIDWSTYFLIGGVDNRHEPMLKEVSSSRGVNMKGFTLEHLMTLPDPSVLPKLDSDTESKVSPLNGSHIDLLNKNWKFGGGSLGYRTIKHLITHYPTGCITDDQGQPVCWILLYDYHAMGMLYTLPEHRGKGLARALVNSMSRRLYAEGFLVYCFIEEGNTMSHSLFTSLGFTEDPQYRAAWYQINYKSEGENVNFTI, encoded by the exons ATGAAAATTTTAAATTCTGATGAACTGCGGATTGCAGAAGTCATTCTACGATCACACTTACCGACATGTTTAAAG ATCTATGGATTCCTGTACGGCATCAACAGAAATAAACCAAGCACACTGGAAGTAGTTGTGGACAGCTGGCCtgattttaatgttattatttgcaGACCAGATACAAAG AACAAACGTGTGGCCGAGTTCATGAAAAGGGTGTCTTTCTTCTGCATGGACGAAGAGACCTTTAAAAAAATGGTGACGGAAGAAAGTGCCATTGACTGGAGCACATACTTCCTCATTGGGG GGGTGGACAACAGGCATGAGCCCATGTTGAAGGAAGTGTCCTCATCTCGAGGGGTCAATATGAAGGGCTTTACGCTGGAGCATCTTATGACCTTACCAGACCCCAGTGTCCTGCCCAAACTCGACAG TGACACCGAATCAAAGGTGTCCCCTCTGAACGGTTCCCACATTGACCTTTTGAACAAAAACTGGAAGTTTGGTGGAGGCAGTCTGGGCTACAGGACCATTAAACACCTCATCACTCACTACCCAACGGGCTGCATCACAGACGACCAGGGCCAACCTGTGTGCTGGATACTCCTGTATGACTACCATGCCATGG GTATGTTGTACACTCTGCCAGAGCACAGAGGAAAGGGTCTGGCCAGAGCCCTGGTCAACAGCATGTCCAGGAGGCTCTATGCTGAGGGTTTCCTAGTATACTGCTTCATAGAAGAGGGGAACACAATGTCCCACAGCCTCTTCACCAGTCTGGGCTTTACTGAGGACCCTCAATACAGGGCTGCATGGTACCAAATCAATTATAAGTCagagggtgaaaatgtcaattttacAATTTAA